The DNA sequence CGGAGTGGCGACCACCTTCCGCCCGGCGGCTCTGCGGCGCGCCGGCGCCCGCCGAGTCGCGCCGAGACTGTCCGCGCTGCGCGTGGAGCAGATCCTCTCTAGCGCTTCTCGTACACGACCGATCCGCCGACGATCGTGAAGTCGATCCCGGCGTCGGCGATCTCCTCCGGCGGGATCGAGCGCAGGTCCTTGCCGATCACCGTCAGGTCGGCCCAGTAGCCCGGGGCGATCCTCCCCCGGTGGTCCTCCTCGTAGGCGGCGTAGGCGGCCCCCGTCGTGTAGGCGGCCAGGGCCTCCGCGAGCGTCATGCGCTGGTCGGGATGCCAGCCGCCCGGGGGCCAGCTCTTGAGGTCCTGGCGGGTGACGGCGCTGTGCAGGCCGATGAGCGGCCTCTCCGGGTCGACGGGAAAGTCGGAGCCGGCGGCGATCGGGACACCCGCGTCGAGAACCCAGCGCCAGGCGTACAGCCCGCGACCTCGCTCGCGACCGACGCGATCCTCGGCCCAGTACATGTCGCTGGTGGCGTGGCTCGGCTGCATGGAGGCGATGATGCCGAGCGGCAGCAGGCGGGCCACGTCGGACTGCGTGATGCACTGGAGGTGCTCGATACGCGGCCGCGGATCCGCGGGGTGGATCCGGGCGAGGGCCTTCTCGTAGGCGTCGATGGTGAGCCGGATGCCGCGATCGCCGATGGCGTGCGTGCAGACCTGGTATCCCTTGCGCATCGCCAGCGCGGCGCGCCGCTCGAGCTCGGCAGGCTCGGTGACGAACAGACCGCGGTTCCCCTTGTCGTCGGAGTAGTCCTCGAGGAAGACCGCGCCGCGCGACCCCATGGCGCCGTCGATCATCAGCTTGACGGCGCGCAGCGTCAGCCGGTCCTTGTAATTCGAGAAGGGGGGCTGCTCGACCAGCGGCTCAATCCGGGACTTGCCGATGCCGTTCCACATCAGATAGACGCGCAGGGGCAGTTGTCCGGCGTCGGCCAGCTCGCGGTAGGCGTCGACGTCCCCGGGATCGACCGCGGCGTCGTGGATCTCGGTCAGCCCCGCCTCGGCCAGACGCTGCAGCGACAGGCTGAGCCATCCCTTGATCTGCTCGCGCGTCGGCTCGGGCCGCGCCTTCCCGACCAGGTCCTGGGCGTTGTCGACGAACACGCCGGTCGGCTCGCCGCGGCCGTCGCGCTCGATCTTCCCGCCGGACGGGTCCGCCGTCCTGCGCGTGACGCCGGCGACCTGCATCGCCTTGAGATTGGCCCAGGAGGCGTGCCCGTCCACGCGGCTCAGCCAGACCGGGCGCCCGGGGGCCGCGGCGGTCAGCGGGCGGTGATCGGGGAATTTCTTCCCCGGCCACAGGTTCTGGTCCCAGCCATGGCCGGTGACCCAGGCGCCGGGGGGAAGCGTCGCGTCGCGCTCCCGGACTCTGCGGGCGATCTCCTCGGGGCTCGCGATACCGTGCAGGTCGAGGTTCGCCAGCTCCGCCCCGAGCGAGCGCACATGGCCGTGGCTGTCGGTGAGACCCGGGACGACCATGGCGCCGCGCAGGTCGATGCGCCGAGTGGCCGGCCCGGCCAAAGCCGCGATCTCGTCGCTCCTCCCCACCGCCGCGATCGAGCCGCCGCGCACCGCCACGGCCTGCGCTTCGGGGTGGCGCGGATCCTCGGTCACAACGGCGCCGTTCGTCAGGATCAGGTCGGCGGTCATCTCAGGCCGTCGCGCCGCGCCGCAGGCAACCGTGAAGAGGGCGAGAGCGGCCGGGCTCGTCCATCGGGCACGAACGATCATCGGCGGAATGATAGCACTCCATGACTCAGGACCACTCCGCCAGGAGCACCCCGGCGAGGACGAGCCCCCCTCCGAAGAGAAAGGCCCGGCTGAACCCTTCCCCGGCGACGAGGAAGGCGATGAGCGCCGCGACGATCGGCTGAAAGTACATGAAGGCGGCCACCTTCGAAGGGTCGATGCGAGCCACCGCGGAGTAGTACAGGAGGTAGGCCACGATGGTCGAGAGCACGACGACGCAGGCGAGACAGGCGAGAGCGGCAGGCGAGACCGTCCGCCACTCCTGGCGCGCGGCGGCCGGAAGGGTCACGAGGATGATCAGGGCTCCGCCCGACAGGAAGGCGAGACCGGTCGTGTCGATCGGTCCGAGATCGCGCAGGACGGGCCGCCCGAGGACGGTGTAGCCCGAGAACGCCAGGACGCCGAGCAGGGTCAGCACATCTCCCGTGAGCGAGGGCGTCTCGAACCCGACCCCGTGCTCGAGCGCGATGAGGGACACGCCGGCGAAGGCGATCAGGATCCCCGCAGTCTTCGGAAGCGAGATGCGCTCCTGGTGGAGAAGGGCCGAGAGCAGGAGCACGAACACCGGCAGCATCCCGATCAGGATCGCCGCGTGCGAGGCGCTCGTCCGCTTCAGGCCGGTCATGAACAGAAGCTGGTTGGCGAAGATGCCGAGCAGGCCGAGAGGGACCGCGCGCAGGAGCCCCGGCGGCAGTCCGCGCCAGCCGCGGCGCGCCAGGAGGAACAGGCCGAAGAACAGCACGCCCGCGGCGGCCCGGGTGAAGGCGATCGCGAGGGGATCGATCTCCTGGAGCGCGCGCTTGGCGACGGAGTAGTTGGCGCCCCAGATCAGGACGCAGGCGCCGGCCGCGACGTAGCCGGCCTTCACCGGGCGCCGGTGCGCGCGGGCGCGACCGCGGCGCCCTCGCTGTGCCGCACGCGCGGCAGGGCCTTCTCGATGTCGAAGCGGGGGTCGTTCTTCTGGTCGTGGCAGGCGGCGCAGACGCCCTGGATGATGCAGAAGGAGCACTGATCGGTGATGCCGTAGATGGTCGCCTTCTTGAGACCGGCCGGTGCCTTGACGTGGTCGTCCCCCGGCCCGTGGCAGACCTCGCACTGGACGTTCGTCATCCGGTTGTCCGACTTCTTCGCGGCCGGGTCGGCGAAGCCTCCCTTGTGACCCAGCCCGGTGGTGTGGCACGGGGTGCAGGATCTGTCGTAGCCGCGGCCGGCCTGCAGGATCGCGGCGAAGGCCCCGGCGTGAGGCGTCCTGCTCCACTGCTCGTACTCCTTGAGGTGGCAATCGTGGCAGGCATCGGCGCCGACGTAGGCCACTCCCGACTTGAATTTTTCCAGCCGCCGGGTGTTGATCGCGTCGAGGCGCTGGCGCTGCTCGTCGCTGTACTTGAAGAGCCTGTCGAGGTCGGGATGGTCCTGGTGCGCGACCAGGGCCAGGGCCTCGTCCGGATCGAAGTTCAGGACGAACTTGCCGGTGTGGCAGGTGAGGCAGACCTTCTTCATGGCGTCGGGACCGTTCGCGGCGGCGGCCGCGCCCTTCGGGTGCCCGCCGCCCGGGCCGTGGCAGACCTCGCACTGCACGTTGACCCTGTGGCTCGTCGACTCGGGATCCGCGAACCCGCCGGGGCGGCCGCGG is a window from the Candidatus Dormiibacterota bacterium genome containing:
- a CDS encoding amidohydrolase; protein product: MTADLILTNGAVVTEDPRHPEAQAVAVRGGSIAAVGRSDEIAALAGPATRRIDLRGAMVVPGLTDSHGHVRSLGAELANLDLHGIASPEEIARRVRERDATLPPGAWVTGHGWDQNLWPGKKFPDHRPLTAAAPGRPVWLSRVDGHASWANLKAMQVAGVTRRTADPSGGKIERDGRGEPTGVFVDNAQDLVGKARPEPTREQIKGWLSLSLQRLAEAGLTEIHDAAVDPGDVDAYRELADAGQLPLRVYLMWNGIGKSRIEPLVEQPPFSNYKDRLTLRAVKLMIDGAMGSRGAVFLEDYSDDKGNRGLFVTEPAELERRAALAMRKGYQVCTHAIGDRGIRLTIDAYEKALARIHPADPRPRIEHLQCITQSDVARLLPLGIIASMQPSHATSDMYWAEDRVGRERGRGLYAWRWVLDAGVPIAAGSDFPVDPERPLIGLHSAVTRQDLKSWPPGGWHPDQRMTLAEALAAYTTGAAYAAYEEDHRGRIAPGYWADLTVIGKDLRSIPPEEIADAGIDFTIVGGSVVYEKR
- a CDS encoding DMT family transporter, whose amino-acid sequence is MKAGYVAAGACVLIWGANYSVAKRALQEIDPLAIAFTRAAAGVLFFGLFLLARRGWRGLPPGLLRAVPLGLLGIFANQLLFMTGLKRTSASHAAILIGMLPVFVLLLSALLHQERISLPKTAGILIAFAGVSLIALEHGVGFETPSLTGDVLTLLGVLAFSGYTVLGRPVLRDLGPIDTTGLAFLSGGALIILVTLPAAARQEWRTVSPAALACLACVVVLSTIVAYLLYYSAVARIDPSKVAAFMYFQPIVAALIAFLVAGEGFSRAFLFGGGLVLAGVLLAEWS